The Calliphora vicina chromosome 3, idCalVici1.1, whole genome shotgun sequence genome contains a region encoding:
- the LOC135954975 gene encoding uncharacterized protein LOC135954975: MELKIIEFVRENPVLWDKQHSDYKNIKLKDKKWSQISAILGITDRAAKKRWKTIRDRYHRISKQEDNFFGNNQNNITKYKYADKLEFLRGNTSQIINSINIIHTNSNNNCNDLITEHDENCLKYIDAIDENNYNETTMESLENDYQDDPTTHIEPEEECNDSHQQNVVIESRQAINFNNSPAHLFMLSLALQIDKANLSTESLLDLQIKMFNLVKEEIKLQKLK; this comes from the exons atggagttaaaaataatagaatttgTGCGAGAAAATCCAGTATTGTGGGACAAACAGCATAGTGATtacaaaaatatcaaactaAAGGACAAGAAATGGAGTCAAATATCTGCAATTTTAGGAATAACTG ATCGTGCTGCAAAAAAACGTTGGAAAACAATTAGAGACCGTTACCATAGAATTTCGAAACAAGAAGATAATTTTTTCGGAAATAACCAAAACAATATTACCAAATACAAGTACGCAGATAAGCTAGAATTCCTAAGAGGCAATACATCTCAGATTATAAA CTCTATAAATATCATTcatacaaattcaaataataattgcAACGACTTGATAACTGAACATgatgaaaattgtttgaaatataTTGATGCAATTGACGAAAACAACTACAACGAAACAACAATGGAGTCATTAGAAAATGACTACCAAGATGATCCTACTACCCACATAGAGCCTGAAGAAGAGTGTAATGATTCACACCAGCAAAATGTGGTGATAGAATCAAGACAAgcgataaattttaataattctccAGCACATCTCTTTATGCTGAGTTTGGCCCTTCAAATAGACAAGGCGAATTTAAGCACTGAATCACTTTTGGATcttcaaattaaaatgtttaatctaGTAAAGGAAGAAATAAAActgcagaaattaaaataa
- the Klp64D gene encoding kinesin-like protein KIF3A, producing the protein MTNEQTNQEPEAEVENVRVVVRARPMDKNELHAGALSVIKIDKLKRAITVVKPNATANEPPKNYYFDNVFDFESSQLDLYVDTARPIVEKVLEGYNGTILAYGQTGTGKTYTMSGNPESPQTKGIIPNAFAHIFGHIAKAKENQKFLVRVSYMEIYNEEVRDLLGKDVTKSLEVKERPDIGVFVKDLSGYVVHNADDLENIMKLGNKNRVVGATKMNSESSRSHAIFSITVERSELAEGGQQHVRMGKLQLVDLAGSERQSKTQATGQRLKEATKINLSLSVLGNVISALVDGKSSHIPYRNSKLTRLLQDSLGGNSKTVMCATISPADTNYMETISTLRYASRTKNIQNRMHINEEPKDALLRHFQEEIERLRKQLEEGYDEEPQIEEEEEAEEEDDDDEIEVEVLAEAQNQLTEKAMEKQKQREQKYAKKEALEKRKHEHQLEISKTKTEQEQLRNKLMSLEGKILVGGENLLEKAQCQEKLLEQSLRELEEREKAEQTLKETLQQKETERIDIEERYSSLQEANTGITKKIHRVMQMLMGVKSELADQQQEHQREKEAIYENIRSLSRELALCELVLNSYIPKEYQSMINQYTHWNEDIGEWQLKCVAYTGNNMRKHITDSKASAKDSIDFIDLSHVYLSYNSESVTQPVRAKSSIATARPRTSGVPRPTTARRY; encoded by the coding sequence atgacCAACGAACAAACGAATCAGGAACCAGAAGCTGAAGTCGAAAATGTGCGTGTAGTTGTGCGGGCAAGACCCATGGATAAAAATGAACTGCATGCAGGTGCATTGAGTGTCATTAAAATTGACAAATTAAAAAGAGCCATAACAGTGGTAAAGCCCAATGCCACTGCCAATGAGCCACCCAAAAACTATTATTTCGATAATGTTTTCGATTTTGAGAGCAGTCAGTTGGATTTGTATGTCGACACTGCAAGGCCCATAGTTGAAAAAGTGTTGGAGGGCTACAATGGCACTATACTGGCATATGGACAAACAGGAACTGGTAAAACATATACTATGTCGGGCAACCCCGAGTCACCTCAAACGAAGGGCATAATACCCAACGCCTTTGCACATATTTTTGGTCACATTGCCAAGgctaaagaaaatcaaaaatttttggtaagAGTGAGTTATATGGAAATTTATAATGAAGAGGTCAGAGATTTGTTGGGTAAAGATGTTACCAAGAGTTTGGAAGTAAAAGAACGGCCCGATATTGGAGTCTTTGTAAAGGACTTGAGTGGTTATGTGGTGCACAATGCCGAtgatttggaaaatataatgaaattggGAAATAAGAATCGTGTAGTAGGTGCCACCAAAATGAATTCTGAGTCTTCAAGATCTCATGCAATATTTTCCATAACAGTAGAACGCAGTGAATTGGCCGAAGGTGGTCAGCAGCATGTGCGTATGGGTAAATTACAGTTGGTAGATTTGGCTGGTTCGGAAAGACAAAGCAAAACTCAGGCCACTGGTCAGCGTTTAAAGGAGGCCACTAAGATTAATCTATCACTGTCAGTATTGGGAAACGTTATTAGTGCCTTGGTGGATGGTAAAAGTTCTCATATACCCTATAGAAATTCAAAGTTGACACGTCTTTTGCAAGATTCTTTGGGTGGCAATTCAAAGACCGTCATGTGTGCCACCATTTCACCGGCGGACACCAACTACATGGAGACAATTTCCACTTTGCGTTACGCCAGCCGCaccaaaaacatacaaaatcgcATGCACATTAATGAAGAACCCAAAGATGCTCTTCTGCGGCACTTCCAAGAAGAAATTGAACGTTTGCGAAAGCAGCTGGAAGAAGGTTACGATGAAGAGCCACAAATCGAAGAGGAAGAGGAAGCCGAGGAAGAAGACGACGATGATGAAATTGAAGTAGAAGTGCTGGCCGAAGCTCAAAACCAATTAACCGAAAAAGCaatggaaaaacaaaaacaacgagAGCAAAAATACGCCAAAAAAGAAGCTTTGGAAAAACGTAAACACGAACATCAGCTGGAAATTTCAAAGACCAAAACCGAACAAGAACAATTACGCAATAAGCTTATGTCATTGGAGGGTAAAATCCTAGTGGGAGGAGAAAATCTCCTAGAGAAAGCCCAATGCCAGGAGAAACTCTTAGAGCAGTCACTACGCGAGCTAGAAGAACGAGAAAAGGCCGAACAGACTCTAAAAGAAACTCTACAACAGAAGGAAACCGAGCGTATTGATATTGAAGAGCGCTATTCGTCACTGCAAGAAGCCAATACGGGCATTACGAAGAAGATACATCGTGTTATGCAAATGTTAATGGGTGTCAAGTCCGAACTGGCCGATCAGCAGCAAGAACACCAACGTGAAAAGGAGGCTATATACGAAAACATACGCTCACTATCGCGAGAATTGGCCCTATGTGAATTGGTCTTAAACTCCTACATACCCAAGGAATACCAATCGATGATCAATCAATACACTCATTGGAACGAAGACATTGGTGAATGGCAACTGAAATGTGTAGCCTACACTGGCAACAATATGCGCAAACATATTACGGATTCAAAGGCCTCGGCCAAAGACTCAATTGATTTCATTGATCTTTCGCATGTCTATCTCAGTTACAATTCCGAATCGGTTACCCAGCCCGTTAGAGCTAAATCATCGATTGCTACTGCTCGCCCCCGTACATCAGGTGTTCCCCGACCAACTACCGCCCGGCGATATTGA